In Solanum pennellii chromosome 3, SPENNV200, a single window of DNA contains:
- the LOC107013807 gene encoding GDSL esterase/lipase At1g74460 produces MKFTLTLTILFAVVIGGCNCKIVQFIFGDSLSDVGNNNFLSKSLARANLPWYGIDFASGLPNGRFCNGRTVADIIGDEMGLPRPPAYLDQSLTEDVILSNGVNFASGGGGILNETGTLFIQRFSLYKQIELFQGIQDLIREKIGNKEANKFFQQARYVVALGSNDFINNYLMPVYRDSWTYNDKSFIQYLVDTQRSQLTLLHSLGARELMVFGLGPMGCIPLQRVLSRDGQCQDKTNQLALAFNKATNELVVELANTLPNASYKFGDAYDVVNDVITNPGNYGFSNSDSPCCSFGKIRPALTCNPASTLCSDRSKYVFWDEYHPSDSANQLIAKELIKKLGFLKPNQTDASPPTPALGPSSDDDGQ; encoded by the exons ATGAAGTTCACTCTGACTTTAACAATTTTGTTTGCTGTTGTAATTGGAGGTTGCAATTGCAAGATTGTGCAATTCATCTTTGGAGACTCTCTTTCAGATGTTGGCAACAACAATTTCCTCTCCAAAAGCCTTGCTCGCGCCAATTTGCCATGGTATGGCATTGATTTTGCAAGTGGATTGCCTAATGGTAGATTTTGCAATGGCCGTACTGTTGCTGATATAATAG GTGATGAAATGGGGCTTCCAAGGCCACCCGCATATCTTGATCAATCGTTAACAGAGGATGTTATACTATCTAACGGAGTAAATTTTGCCTCTGGTGGTGGTGGCATTCTAAACGAGACTGGCACTTTATTT ATACAGAGATTCTCCTTATACAAGCAAATAGAGTTGTTTCAAGGCATACAAGACTTAATTAGAGAGAAAATTGGAAACAAAGAAGCTAATAAATTTTTCCAACAAGCAAGATATGTGGTAGCTTTAGGAAGTAATgatttcatcaacaattactTAATGCCAGTTTATAGAGATTCATGGACGTACAATGATAAATCTTTCATCCAGTACTTGGTCGACACTCAAAGGTCACAGCTTACT ttGTTGCATAGTTTGGGGGCAAGGGAGTTGATGGTGTTTGGATTAGGGCCAATGGGTTGTATTCCACTTCAAAGGGTTCTAAGTAGAGATGGTCAGTGTCAAGACAAGACTAACCAGCTGGCACTTGCTTTCAACAAAGCAACAAACGAACTTGTCGTGGAATTGGCAAACACACTTCCAAATGCTAGCTACAAATTTGGAGATGCTTATGATGTTGTCAACGATGTCATTACTAATCCCGGCAATTACG GTTTTAGTAACTCGGATTCACCATGCTGCTCCTTTGGAAAAATTAGGCCAGCATTGACATGTAATCCAGCATCGACATTGTGCAGCGATAGAAGCAAATATGTGTTTTGGGATGAATATCACCCTTCTGATAGTGCTAATCAGTTAATTGCTAAAGAGCTTATCAAAAAACTCGGATTTTTGAAGCCTAACCAAACCGATGCTTCTCCTCCTACACCAGCTTTGGGTCCTTCATCCGATGATGATGGACAATAG